From a single Porites lutea chromosome 10, jaPorLute2.1, whole genome shotgun sequence genomic region:
- the LOC140950329 gene encoding uncharacterized protein, producing the protein MTALHPAGTDEERQPRKDLWPPPEGTAQPISDDRDPLVKMLMQIAATQGAVLEDHLLLVNRVGLHSCSDYCLRTPRHPEQGLQPRERVCRMEFGSEFCPGKKIHGSPEIVEDHNGAPRLEMPRDHPRVVQHSRYQLQSWRANGDVSLILSNSPPDNPSTDDIIAIIDYVCGYAC; encoded by the coding sequence ATGACAGCATTACATCCAGCTGGCACTGACGAAGAACGGCAGCCGAGAAAAGACCTCTGGCCACCACCTGAGGGAACGGCTCAGCCCATATCAGATGATAGGGATCCGTTAGTTAAGATGCTAATGCAAATAGCTGCAACACAAGGTGCAGTACTGGAGGATCATTTACTTTTAGTAAACCGGGTTGGACTCCACAGTTGCTCTGATTACTGCTTGAGAACTCCTCGCCATCCGGAGCAAGGATTGCAGCCGAGAGAACGTGTATGTCGGATGGAGTTTGGAAGCGAGTTCTGcccagggaaaaaaattcatggtAGTCCGGAAATTGTGGAAGATCATAATGGAGCACCCCGCCTAGAGATGCCACGTGACCATCCACGTGTGGTTCAGCATTCTCGTTATCAGCTACAATCATGGAGAGCAAATGGGGATGTAAGCTTGATTCTTTCCAATTCTCCTCCAGATAATCCGAGTACAGATGATATCATTGCCATAATTGACTATGTGTGTGGATATGCTTGCTAA
- the LOC140949655 gene encoding uncharacterized protein, with protein sequence MVNAVDAGDADQVTGKSMCAKMLIKTVGRRDISGPEASFELSGLALWRCSRPFTYLSMSGSRRLERDGETATRSTPLDKYLARPQDDHCSRYHFASKNGNVPVVSGGSTHATWPLNEDYCRTMLLLHWPRWFDIQEVKGDAESWIDRFEDFFASDHCPTFVKAQVAKARRFADHPQEPVFEEDEEDDAVEAEEQPDWVDVYAGQNQIYEGVEKDLDYDDGGEDYDWSSTRIILPEGKDPTKWLQESIKADEERETESRDLDLPQVCPLSLNENQKAIVGLVLHTLFNFVENTEYYPPLRLVVSGTAGSGKSYVIKCLQRLVRQVFEANDAIQVITPTGNAAYLVQGSTAHSFLGVRTGGRSCNELTVPTGPLLEKIQKKCENLKVLVGDERSMFGRTTMGWMEQHARYAINKGANADELLGAIPVAVFMGDDVQLPPVCDTPVYISDCRSAPSNHGRLVWTMFDSAVELTQIIRQNESEQQLRDVLMSLRNYTTTPQQIHWLQQFQWHNLRMSHGPELLARMDEQGLYVFPTHRLEWQRNKTKLLECNRQPNHPVAKIKVVHNGRHAVDADSNKAGGLLPLLYLCRDSKVMLVVNLKADWGLYNGAVGTVVDIVFKDGRRPTDDPAPVPDVVLVRFPGYRGPPYINEDPTVVPIVPVSRSTECTCRCKRLQVPLRLAWGTTILKCQGMTVGAGEAFRYVVVHPGDHGFEARNPGALFVALSRAKSAGGEGRDPDFAFHEDVLINLDRFRPVDTPTTRARAVEIERLHVLATQCRQRRVLAPAYREETFLRLVEWAQSQSHH encoded by the coding sequence ATGGTGAATGCTGTTGATGCAGGTGATGCAGACCAAGTGACAGGCAAGTCAATGTGTGCTAAGATGCTGATAAAGACGGTAGGAAGACGAGATATCAGTGGACCGGAGGCATCCTTTGAACTGAGTGGGCTAGCACTTTGGCGATGTAGCCGTCCATTTACCTACTTGTCAATGTCAGGGTCAAGGAGACTTGAACGTGATGGTGAAACTGCAACTCGCAGCACCCCACTGGATAAGTACCTTGCACGACCGCAAGATGATCACTGTTCTCGGTACCACTTTGCATCGAAGAACGGTAATGTCCCTGTTGTAAGTGGTGGTTCTACGCATGCAACATGGCCATTGAATGAAGACTACTGTAGGACCATGCTCCTGTTACACTGGCCAAGATGGTTTGACATCCAAGAAGTGAAGGGGGATGCTGAATCTTGGATTGATCGCTTTGAGGACTTTTTTGCAAGTGACCACTGTCCAACATTTGTGAAGGCCCAAGTTGCTAAGGCACGGCGTTTTGCAGACCACCCACAAGAACCAGTGTTTGAAGAGGATGAGGAAGATGATGCTGTTGAAGCAGAAGAACAGCCAGACTGGGTGGATGTATATGCAGGGCAGAACCAAATATATGAGGGTGTAGAGAAGGACCttgattatgatgatggtgGGGAGGACTATGACTGGAGCAGCACTCGTATCATTCTTCCTGAAGGAAAAGACCCaacaaaatggcttcaagaaagCATTAAAGCAGATGAGGAACGGGAGACAGAAAGTAGAGACCTTGATTTACCTCAGGTGTGTCCGTTGTCTCTAAATGAGAATCAGAAAGCCATAGTGGGGCTTGTGTTGCACACCCTGTTcaactttgttgaaaacacTGAATATTACCCTCCATTGCGGCTTGTTGTCTCTGGAACTGCTGGTTCAGGAAAGTCTTATGTCATAAAGTGTCTCCAGAGGTTAgtgcggcaagtttttgaagCCAATGATGCAATACAGGTGATAACTCCAACAGGGAATGCTGCCTATCTCGTTCAAGGCAGTACAGCTCATAGCTTTCTTGGAGTACGAACAGGTGGAAGGTCTTGCAATGAGTTGACTGTACCTACAGGTCCcttactagagaaaattcaaaaaaagtGCGAAAATCTGAAAGTTCTGGTTGGTGATGAACGATCAATGTTTGGACGCACAACAATGGGCTGGATGGAACAGCATGCACGTTACGCAATCAACAAAGGAGCCAATGCAGATGAGTTATTGGGAGCGATTCCTGTTGCAGTGTTTATGGGAGATGATGTTCAGCTTCCTCCTGTGTGTGACACCCCCGTGTATATCTCAGATTGCCGTAGTGCACCATCTAACCATGGTCGCTTGGTTTGGACAATGTTTGATAGTGCTGTTGAGCTTACTCAGATTATACGGCAGAATGAATCTGAGCAACAGCTGAGAGATGTGCTGATGTCACTAAGGAATTATACGACAACACCCCAGCAAATCCATTGGCTACAACAGTTTCAATGGCACAATCTCCGCATGTCGCATGGCCCGGAACTCCTTGCTAGGATGGATGAGCAAGGTCTGTACGTATTTCCCACGCACCGTCTTGAATGGCAGCGTAATAAAACAAAGCTGCTTGAGTGTAACAGACAGCCAAACCACCCAGTAGCAAAGATCAAGGTAGTTCACAATGGCAGACATGCAGTGGATGCTGACAGTAATAAGGCGGGGGGATTGTTACCTCTACTGTATCTTTGCCGTGACAGCAAAGTAATGCTGGTAGTTAACTTAAAGGCTGATTGGGGTTTGTACAATGGGGCAGTAGGCACAGTCGTAGACATTGTGTTTAAAGATGGCCGCAGACCTACTGATGATCCTGCTCCAGTACCTGATGTGGTTCTGGTGAGGTTTCCAGGATATAGGGGGCCACCGTACATTAATGAAGATCCGACAGTTGTGCCAATTGTACCAGTAAGTCGTTCCACTGAATGCACATGCCGATGCAAGCGTCTGCAGGTTCCATTGCGACTGGCATGGGGAACAACAATCCTCAAATGCCAAGGGATGACTGTGGGTGCCGGAGAAGCATTCAGGTATGTAGTGGTTCACCCCGGGGACCATGGCTTTGAAGCCAGAAACCCAGGAGCTCTATTCGTGGCATTGTCAAGAGCGAAATCAGCTGGTGGGGAAGGAAGAGATcctgattttgcttttcatgAAGATGTACTGATAAACCTTGACAGATTCAGACCTGTGGACACTCCAACTACAAGAGCTAGAGCAGTGGAGATTGAGAGACTGCATGTCTTAGCAACTCAGTGTCGGCAGAGAAGGGTGTTAGCACCAGCATATAGGGAGGAAACCTTTCTCAGACTCGTAGAGTGGGCTCAATCACAAAGTCATCATTGA